TTAACATACAGACAATCGGACAGGACTGTTTTTGTCGTAAACGTGCTATattcttgacaaaatataataaatataagcaCATATATAAGAAATCATTATGGTCCCATATTTCATGGCATAAAAACATGGAAAAGAGAAAGGAATACGCGAGTTATATTAAGGAACATACTGCgagatacatttttatataattgatagAGTGGTGAAATATTACGGGAGGCTATTAATTACCAAAATAAACTGTTAAATGCTGCGCATGTCGCAAACCCATTAATTTTACTAAAACACATTAGTTAATAAACCTTCAACCAGCTTAGCGATCGAGATTCTATCGTGTCTACTAGCACAGCCCCTGTTTAAATATACCGATTCACCTGATTTAAGTCAACAGCGGCCGACTGCTGATTTACCAAACAAAATGTacgacaaattttaaaacacttcCATTCCATGGGACAAAATATAAAGTCGACcactaagaaataaataacgCCCCCATTAAAGgaggcaaaatatttaaaactgaaatgatgcatttatctGTTACACCCtaggacaaaatataatttcgaccaccaagaaataaaatgacGCTCCCTTTATAGGAGGCAAAATATTTATCTCTGAACTGTTATCTGTTACACCCATAGCTTGAATCTGAGTTAGCCACATTTGCGACAATGCGGTTTATTGTTTTCTACACACCCAAATCAATACATTAATCATTActgtattttgaaattatattctACTTGTTACGTCTGTAAAACTTAACGCAAgctgcttttgaaaaaaaatactttctgATGGTAAAACAAGTTGAAAAGTCAAGTTTAACTTCAATGTGAAGGAAATGTTGTTTTACTTACATTTATGAATAGAACAGAGTtgtttatttggatttaaacatacagCTATTTCATCATCCATCAACATGATCATACATATAACAATAGTCAATATACcattaattattacatttagaatacattacaaacatatcaaatatatatactattactAAGGAGAACAtgcaacaaaacatattatcaaaggaaatattatacttgtataaattataacaaatatttaatttataagcTTATAGcatatttttaagatttatttttatgaaacatacatgatgcaaaaaaaaaaatatcatcgaaacaacaacaacacatcatTGATTTAACAAATTAGTTCTTATTTAATACGCACAATTTATGAAAGTCACTTATTTCAGAATTAGTGTTTCATTTCTTGTGTTTATCAACTctaaacattttatcataattattaggtctttcaatataatatttagtttatgaaaaaaaaaaaccaaaagtaaaaaaaaaatatcaattataatcCTCGACTCGTTGTTAAACCTTTTCTGATTGTTTAAAAGGGTTCGCTCATGTCTTTTTCtgtaaaatgcacattttttggATGACGAAATAATGAGTGGCAATcaattaggagtgttaaaactaagataccaaaatcTGGAACCGTTCAGCAAACGTtgttatttgctcaaatatcgtctttgaaaaCCACATTTTTCATTCGCGTTAACAACGGCTTTTAGCGATTCGTTGTCACGTGATTGGTTCATTGACACAATCACGTGactatatcattttatttttgaaaggtCAAACTATTATGTAATTTGAGTGGCTTAGTGGCTCTGTTTTCTAATTAGTTATTGACTGTACAAGCGTGGATTAGCACCCTACTAAAACCAAGATACTTATTTATACTAAAATTgtacttttttctgaaatattgtcaatgataTTATTGAATAAGGTCATGATagaataagtgttttcagatgcattccTGGGAAAAAATTTTTTTTGGTCTATAAACATAAGCGAGATATCGACTTATCCTCTTTGCCAATTTAAATGCTTCAACGATATGGCATTCGTGACGTCAAATCAAGAATGTCCcgcggaaatgacgtcataacgcAAAAGACAACAATGAATTCTGCCAATGTCATCTTAGTTATAACAGCTTTTCTCTGTTCTATTCTAAATGCTTCCATCGCCGAGACTCAAGGTTCACTTCCGGATGATATTTTACCCGTGCATCAAGGTCGTGGAAAGCGCTCTGTATCGGCGGACAAATTCAGCAAGCTTCAAGGAAACTGGAAATATAGCAAAGAGGAAGTGACAAAAATGTTTGATGACTACTACAAGTGTATCACAGAAAGAAACAAGCCAGAAAATCGAGTGCGTCAGTCAATCACGGCCGTTCTCGCGATGCAGGGCCAAAGGATCGACCTTCAGTGTCCATTTTGTCAGAGGCCCGATCAGGATGCCGAAATGAACAAGATGTTTTGGCAGCGAGTTCGAGTGTCCGATTCTTCTACTTCTCATATTTCGCCCAAAACAAAGGGATTAAAGATCAAGCAAGATATGTCGCTCATTATACAGGTATCGGTATCGCtttaacatgtgtatgtttattatacttTTGGAAATGCACAACATGATGTCATTGTGAGTTAGTTCGCctctttttcatatttacctTTCATCGGACGGTCCATATTACAAAGACatcttaagatttttttaacataattattttaacttaagtttaaaatttgggattgtaatatttctttaaaaaaaaaactaattctttaaaaatggagttttcatttttcaaaacttaagTGTCCATATTTTCATTGCAGAATTTACAATTAGCTTAACACttacttaaaatgaaataaatcagttaaggaagatgttgaatttaaggaaaaggtaaaattttgacttaaagctgcactctcacagattgaacgttttgaaaactttttttttgtcttggaacgagccattgttttgcgaaaatccatggaaaccagtgatataaggctgctgaaaaaattagatcgcagatttttacatttaagttcaaaaaatatgttttatgcagttttcttaaaccgttattaacggtttaagccattaaacgttaactttcgaacggaaatatgaaaatctacgatctgattttttgtcagcaatcttatatcattggtttgcaaataattacccaaaaatttgctctttccaatacaaaaaataaaaaagttgtaaaatcggtatatctgtgaaagtgcagctttagaTGCTTCGGTAATATGTCTTAAATTcttgacaacaacaaaaaaagataATGCATTTTGGGACATTGAAAGGGAATGATTCGGATAATGATAAACTATGACTTGTTTTGTAATCAGGCTATTCAGCAAGCGATTTGGCTAAACGAAATATGGTACATCAACTTGTTACGCTTTAAGGAGCTCATTATAGGCTGATGCattgttatctttttttccaatgctttattatgtttttactcattttacttgaatgatcaaaacaaaaaagcatatgatttgtttttacataatttttagCGATGTATTGGTATATTGCTCTTTCTAACTTGGAAAATTTGTGGCCACCTGGCTTTTTAACTGTAAAAAACTCATTTATCAAGgtttatattgtaattattataaccgtcaaaagagtaaaacataataatgcaccattttgtttttgcataaaccctataagtatcttccatggccgagagtgtaagataggttcattccgacccgagcgtagggtgttttgcggaaacgaggtttaccgcaaaacaccctgcgcgagggtcgggatgaaactatcttacacgagcggctatggtagatgctttttctcccacctcagttaaacaaaattaattaaaaatgtattttttgctggaactcttttgtgcttagtgaaaataattgcgtatggatatgcgatagcacgtggttgccATGGATACGAGCgcaatgatccagttaatgttaatagtcaaatcggtctttttaaatagttctaaggaaaatgaagcattatttcttgaatggtgcgtgaaaactgtgtTATGGGGACacttgaagcgagaaataattaattagcgttctaaatattaccatacgACAAGACTTCCTTGAtactactgacgacagtcttcaacaagggaggtaattataatgtggGGACcgttaaaaagaagttccatacgggcattttatcttcgcccgtgggcaagataagaatatctagcatggttaaattattggatgtacttatctgaggtgggagaaatattgTTCCCTGTTAAGCGTGATCGCGCTGTTTATGACTTTTTAGGTCACCTGAAAACCTAGTGCTCTAGACAATGTTTTTCCATCGCCCATCGCCCACCGTCCACCGTCCGGCGTTCGTCGTTTCCATTTGTCAACAAGTGCTTCAAAAACATCTCCTCCTAAACCACTTGGCCAATTAAGGTGAAAGTTCATCGGGTTATTCCTTTGATGTTGCCCTTTCAAaattgtgaccttttgacctactatCTTAGCTTTGAGATATCAGCAATGGTAGTTGGACCATgggtacagtttttaaaacaaatatcaattttgtaatTGGATGCCCATGACTGTATCCTATTGACctaaaatgaaatttggaccCTGTGTATAGTTTTGcaaagaaatatcaatgttgtcctcggatgaccttgactgtgacattttgacctTCATTTTATAGCTGCAACAATGACATTtggaccatgtgaacagttttgaaaacacatATCAGATGACaatgaccttttgacctacatttatttttgaaactacaACAATGAAATTTCGACCATAtgtgcaattttgcaaacccaTTCTATTGCTGTCCTCGGATGAAGTAtactgtgtccttttttgaccaattttcatatttttgaagctacagcaatgaaatgtTGACATGCCACTTTCAGATAGCCTTAGTTTGACTATTTGaactatatttaatttatgtttattgaatCTTTCCATGTTGGTGTCGCCTGTATATAATTGTTAACCGTGTTTTATGACTCGTGGTGTCATTGGATTCCTGCATGTTCCCCCCAAAAACTTACagttgtatttgtttctttcataaaacaataaacaatgttaattgCGATACACTTCTTAATTGTACGTGTAAGTTCACGTATCGAGGAAGTGACTTTTGAGTATAAGCGAGTCTACAAGTACACGTATAAACAGCAACCTCTCAAATAACTTTTACACTCAATATTAATACGTACgtcaagctacacgtacaaaaCATACGTTCAGGATACGAGTACAAACTACACGTACAAGCTACGcgtacaagctacacgtacaagctacTCGTACAAGCTACTCGTACAAGCTACTCGTACAAGCTACGcgtacaagctacacgtacaagctactcgtacaagctacacgtacaagctacTCGTACAAGCTACTcgtacaagctacacgtacaagctacacgtacaagctacTCGTACAAGCTACGCGTACAAACTACACGTACAAGCTACTCGTACAAGCTACTCGTACAAGCTACGcgtacaagctacacgtacaagctactcgtacaagctacacgtacaagctacTCGTACAAGCTACTcgtacaagctacacgtacaagctacacgtacaaacTACTCGTACAAGCTACGCGTACAAGCTACTCGTACAAGCTACTCGTACAAGCTACTcgtacaagctacacgtacaagctacacgtacaagctactcgtacaagctacacgtacaagctacacgtacaagctactcgtacaagctacacgtacaagctacacgtacaagctacTCGTACAAGCTACGCGTACAAGCTATACGAACAAGCTATACGTATAAGCTACGCGTACAAGCTACACGaacaagctacacgtacaagctactcgtacaagctacacgtacaagctacacgtacaagctacacgtacaagctacgcgtacaagctacacgtacaagctacacgtacaatcTACTCGTACAAGCTACGCGTACAAGCTATACGAACAAGCTATACGTATAAGCTACGCGTACAAGCTACACGaacaagctacacgtacaagctacTCGTACAAGCTACAtgtacaagctacacgtacacgctacacgtacaagctacaTGTACAAGCTACACTTACATGCTACGCGTACAAGCTACATGaacaagctacacgtacaagctactcgtacaagctacacgtacaagctacacgtacaagttacCCGTACAAGCTACAtgtacaagctacacgtacaagctactcgtacaagctacacgtacaagctactcgtacaagctacacgtacaagctacacgtacaagctacacgtacaagctacTCGTACAAGCTACGcgtacaagctacacgtacaagctacacgtacaagctacacgtacaagctactcgtacaagctacacgtacaagctacacgtacaagctactcgtacaagctacacgtacaagctacacgtacaagctactcgtacaagctacacgttcaagctacacgtacaagctacacgtacaagttacCCGTACAAGCTACAtgtacaagctacacgtacaagctacTCGTACAAGCTACGCGTACAAGCTACTcgtacaagctacacgtacaagctacTCGTACAAGCTACGCGTACAAGCTATACGAAAAAGCTATACGTACAAGCTACGCGTACAAGCTACACGaacaagctacacgtacaagctacTCGTACAAGCTACAtgtacaagctacacgtacacgCTACATGTACAAGCTACATGTACAAGCTACACTTACAAGCTACGCGTACAAGCTACATGaacaagctacacgtacaagctactcgtacaagctacacgtacaagctacacgtacaagttacCCGTACAAGCTACAtgtacaagctacacgtacaagctactcgtacaagctacacgtacaagctacTCGTACAAGCAACacgtacaagctacacgtacaagctacacgtacaagctacTCGTACAAGTTACGCGTACAAGCTATACGACCAAGCTATTCGTATAAGCTACGCGTACAAGCTACACGAACAAGCCACGCATACAAGCTACGCGTACAAGCTATACGTACAATATACGCGTACAAGCTCCGCATACAAGCTGCGCGTACAAGTTACGCGTACAAGCAATACGTACAAACTACACATACAAGGTTCACGTACAGGCTACACGTTCAACCTACACGTTCAAATTACACGTATAAGATACACGTTCAAACTACATGGACAGACTACACGTTAAATCTACTCGTACAATCTACATTTACAAGCTACCCACAAGCTATTTATACAAGGTACACGTACAAGTTACAAGCACAAATTCCACGAACAAGTTAACATCCACGTAGAGTTTTAAACCTCTCACTCgttagttaaatataattttaacacaTGCTCAATTTGCATCGACTATAAGCTCGTCACAATTGATTTTAGAAATGCATGTAACGAAATTAATACGGCTACAAAAGTCCATATTAATAGCATTTAACAAAactaaaaacacaacataacgAACTTGGATTCAAATGTGACCAGTCTGGTCATTGTTCCAAGGCAACTTACAGACGACCGGGTTGCCATGCAGGATGAAAACGTGATCCACAAAAGTAACGTCTGTAGATAAGCTGAAGTCACGTTCGTCGGCTATCGACTTCATCTTCAGCATAGTTAACCAAGTAAACAATAATGCTGTCGGTTTGATTCAAGGTTCCTATTGCCTCTTTCTGGGAGTAGCCGGGGGGAGGGGGGAGAGTGTCATTGCATTCCAGTGGAAGGCTTATTGAAGACGGGTAGGAGAGGGTGCGCTGAATTCGAAGTTGGCGACGATTGTGTTTACAATGGACACGACGGCGGCAACAAACCGCTGTCGATGATATCAACGATTCCGTTCGTGCAGACACGGTCAGTCTGAGTGCTGATGGCATCTTGGGCGGTGACTATGTTGTCTTGCGGGTGGATATTGAACCGCGTCGTCCTATAGTGGCCGTATGACGGTAACCTCGTCCGAGGCAGCAGAGCTCGGGACTCAGTCGATGACCACGTGTACAGCAAGGCGTTTCTCAGGAGGTTAACGTCACTCAGCGCGAACACGACGGTGTTTAGTCTGTCTACTAAAACTAAACTAATGTCTAATAGCGACAGGCGGCGCTTAGAAACTGGACGGTAGTCAGCTATGTAAGGTTAGCTAAACAtgcgacattggacattcaaaaatgaaagccGTGCTGACATGACATTGGAAATTGGGCTTTCCAGCACGGCTTTCatatttgaatgtccaatgtcgtatatttagctaacttcacacagctacgGTAGTTTTTGAAGCGGCCAAAGCGCTATGACCATCAAAAGCACTGGTAGTGGAAACACCCATTCGCGAGCCGAGATAAAGTCAGATTTTTCATACTTGGGCCACGttaatgaaaattttaaaaaaagcaagAATGGATTAGTTTTTTAAGCGAAGTACTGTAGTACATGTGTTTGCAGGTACAAGATCTTCCCCAGAGAGTCCCACCCTAGATGAATTAATCAAACAAGACACAACTAAACATGTAAAAAGTTTTTTCTCactttaaaaagtatattttaaacaaaacagtgtTTGAATCGCTTACGCACAAACTTGTGTTTAGCGCATATTCGCGTTTTCACTGTTTTTTGGTctatcaaaatgtttaactgtattatttaatttaataatagtttattgcatgtatgttgacAATAAAGCAATACAAATAGATCATAAATATaccttatttaaaacaaatgaatgattATATGACATGCAAAGGGATCGGGCCACGAGTTATACCAACGtcagttacggccctctcccAGCATTATCAACATTGGTTTAATTTTCATGACGTCTTCAGCATTTTCTCTTTTAGAGCGTAGACGTGACTGATGCGGGGCAGTACTTCTGTATCCGGGATTCAGACGCGGTAGTCATTTACCAGGTGGACGTTCTCTTCCGGGAGCCGCAGCTCAGCGTCAGGGAGAACGAGACCTTCCGCCTGCAGCCCGCCCGAAGACTCGTGGACCATAATCTGGAGGTCAGTCATTCAATAAGGAATGGATCTAAGTGTTTGAATAGTTTACAGTAAGGCGACCGTCAGAAATGACCGACAGCCGCCCGCCCAAAAACTCAAGGTATTGCGGTACTACTGTAGTAATGCTATTTTCTGCCGCAGCTGTTGTTGCTACTACTGTTGTTGCTACTGCTATTTTTGCTTCtgcttttgttttcatttgtttttgttcttgttgtttttcttgttgttgctgttgtttcttttgttgttgttgttttttttttttatcgtcgtcatcgtcgtcgtttttactgctgctgctgctgctgctgttgctgctgttcTATATCCGGATACCAATTTTAATTCtaacattaaattcaaattaggTCGTGATAACCAGATCATGCCAACAACTTTGTTCAGACGGTAAATCGTAAATCCGATTAAGAATGCCCTAGGCAAAgcgttttaaaagcatttaacaATGGTTTGCTGCATATATTAGTTTGCGctttattgatttcaaaatattacatgaatGACCTTTGGTCGACCGCGAGAGTTTTTATGAATCTGAAAAGGTTTTCTACTGTATTGACCTACAATAATTGGACAGTGGTTACGGTCATAGGCAGGTGTATTGTGTTTGGGTGTTTCGCTAGTAGTCTGTttagtttgttatttaaacacatttgagAGCTATTTACTATTGGCATTTTCAACCTATACGAAATAATATAAagtattcaaaaaaataaattggtttcatataaagtattcaaaatagcaattgGGTATAAAaagggatttaaaaaaaaaacacaaatgggTTATATAAAGCCTTTAAAAAGGGaaatttgttatacatatataaagtattcaaaaagCAATTGCATTACATGTAAAGTATTGAAAAAAAGGGATATATAAAGCGTTGAAAAGAAAATTGGTTACATATAAAGTATTGAAAAAGGGAATATATAAAGCGTTAGAAAGAAAATGGGTTCTATAAATAACGTATTTAAAAATAGGttaaaatgcattcaaaagAGAAAATTGGTTATATGTATAGTATTCAAAAAAGAACAATCGACTTATATAAAGTATGAACAAATAGCGAAAGAATATCAAATagttttttcaaagtttaaaacagTGGAGCAtcctttttatttcactgatgaaTTTCTATTATTcccttgaaaaaaacatataatgaaaataattaataattcattaattcatcacattttaGCCtgaaatgttatacatgtaattactGAGCCGTCACACATAGGCGCTTATGTGTTAATTCTATCTTGTCATGTTCAGTTTCTTTTCGTCCCGTCCAGTCGTccaatattttactttaaaaataaacaacccATCCCTCCCCCGCCCCTTATTACGTATTATAATCATAGTTGTTTGTGTTAATTTGCAACTTCTGTATGTTATTAAATGcctgtttaaagctgcactctcacagattaaacgttttgactactttttttattttttgtcctttaacgagccaatttatgctaAAATGCATGGAAGCCAGTTATACagtataagattgctgacaaaaaattagaccgcaatttttttaatttaagttcaaaaattgatgctatatgcctttttcttaaaccgttagtaacggtttaagccattaaacataattttttgaacggaaatatgaaagcTGCGATCAgaacttttgtcagcagtctaaattttatcattggtttgcagatatttaggcaaacatttgcttattccaagacaaaagaaaatgttgtaaaaacgataaatctgtgagagtgcagctttaaatgaataaCGGGCTTTGGGGGCCGTGACGTTGGTGTGTGTGGGGTGGTGTGCgattttatcttaaaatgtttgacTTGCCTTGATTTGACAAGACTATTTAGTAATGACCTTCAATGagatgcaatatatatatacactcaTACCATTCGCCAAGATGATAGTAGATACTCGCCCCATTcttccttttcaaaaacactCACTTCGACAtctacattcggaactcctcggccattttttttcaaaaacaacctcggatgtatttggacagtttacatactcaaaaagaggtacgtttaagtccgctgcaagtagatcgcgtagtaattttatctagcagttaaactttatgtctttactcttggaaatcttatttatgtttgcaataatacactttactggttatcagtttaaacttagatcaattaatacaactctaaaacactaaatttaattagcgatataattaaaaaaaaaatacgaactacttcaactgatgtaccggcatacatccgaggttgttttaaaaaatggacgaggagttccgaatgcgacAGGTATTGGTCGTAGTGGGAAAATGTGACACGCGTGCACAACCTACCTGCCGGAACAAGTTTGGTACGTGTCTAAACTCACACTACCCTATTATCCGTCTCCAGGTGTACAGCCATTGGTCGGAGTGGGGTGAATGTGACACGTGTGACCGGCCCGGTCGCCGGAACAAGTTTGGCACGTGCATGGTAAATAAGATCCACAAGGAACGACCCATTACTCCCGTGGATGTGCCCATCATTTTCCAGTATCCAAAAGGTAACagctatcatcatcatcatcatcatcatcatcat
Above is a genomic segment from Mya arenaria isolate MELC-2E11 chromosome 2, ASM2691426v1 containing:
- the LOC128213944 gene encoding Ig-like V-type domain-containing protein FAM187A; its protein translation is MSRGNDVITQKTTMNSANVILVITAFLCSILNASIAETQGSLPDDILPVHQGRGKRSVSADKFSKLQGNWKYSKEEVTKMFDDYYKCITERNKPENRVRQSITAVLAMQGQRIDLQCPFCQRPDQDAEMNKMFWQRVRVSDSSTSHISPKTKGLKIKQDMSLIIQSVDVTDAGQYFCIRDSDAVVIYQVDVLFREPQLSVRENETFRLQPARRLVDHNLEVYSHWSEWGECDTCDRPGRRNKFGTCMVNKIHKERPITPVDVPIIFQYPKGVPCRSTVLPRAVAHLLGIRERKSELVQGKCSDPCPTTPGPVRVTDKTGKVVEVLAGGYHPIGRKPNLPPLVIRKVRYAIKGTHIVLVCPTSKNSKVRWQRGERAINPRTIRRQTKGRVYLDRLNRLHIWKLRERDSAPYNCWVWKRHTATIKVLVYEGMDHNLKHYITYGGLVLTVVAILTFCICKVFCRPPRRHK